The following are encoded together in the Cynocephalus volans isolate mCynVol1 chromosome 4, mCynVol1.pri, whole genome shotgun sequence genome:
- the LOC134377020 gene encoding LOW QUALITY PROTEIN: olfactory receptor 8J3-like (The sequence of the model RefSeq protein was modified relative to this genomic sequence to represent the inferred CDS: inserted 1 base in 1 codon), translating to MASGNFTHVTEFILTGVSDCPELQIPLFLVFLVIYSLTVAGNLGIITLTRVDSRLQTPMYFFLQHLAIINLGNSTVIAPKMLTNFLVKKKTTSYNECATQLGAFLFFIVAEVIMLAVIAYDHYVAICNPLLYMVVVSRQSCLLLVFLTYLYGFSTAIVVSPCIFSVSYCSSNVINHFYCDIAPLLALSCSDTYIPETIVFISAATNLIFSMITVLLSYINIVLSILKIRSSEGRKKAFSTCASHMMAITVFYGTMVFMYVQPRTNRSLDTDKMASVFYTLVIPMLNPMIYSLRNKDVKAALKRFXEDSCYSFKSL from the exons ATGGCTTCTGGAAATTTCACCCATGTCACTGAGTTTATTCTCACAGGAGTCTCAGACTGTCCAGAGCTCCAGATTCCCCTCTTCCTGGTCTTCCTGGTGATCTATAGCTTGACTGTGGCAGGGAACCTGGGAATCATCACCCTCACCAGGGTTGACTCTCGACTTCAAAcccccatgtattttttccttcaacACTTGGCTATCATCAATCTTGGCAACTCTACTGTCATTGCCCCTAAAATGCTAACCAACTTTTTAGTAAAGAAGAAAACCACCTCGTACAATGAATGTGCCACCCAACTGGGAGCGTTCTTGTTTTTCATTGTAGCTGAGGTCATCATGCTTGCTGTGATAGCCTATGACCACTATGTAGCCATTTGTAATCCCCTGCTCTACATGGTGGTGGTATCTCGGCAAAGCTGCCTTCTGCTGGTATTCCTCACATACCTCTATGGCTTTTCTACAGCTATTGTAGTTTCACCTTGTATCTTCTCTGTGTCTTATTGCTCTTCTAATGTCATCAACCATTTTTACTGTGATATAGCGCCTCTGTTAGCATTGTCTTGCTCTGATACTTACATTCCAGAAACAATAGTCTTTATATCTGCAGCTACAAATTTGATTTTTTCTATGATTACAGTTCTACTGTCTTATATCAACATTGTTCTGTCCATTCTAAAGATACGTTcatcagaaggaaggaaaaaagcctTTTCCACATGTGCTTCACATATGATGGCTATCACGGTTTTTTATGGGACAATGGTATTCATGTATGTGCAGCCTCGAACTAACCGTTCATTAGATACTGATAAAATGGCTTCTGTGTTTTACACACTGGTGATCCCTATGCTGAATCCCATGATCTACAGCCTGCGCAATAAGGATGTGAAGGCCGCCTTGAAGAGAT ATGAAGATTCATGCTATTCCTTTAAATCTTTGTAG